The following are encoded together in the Primulina tabacum isolate GXHZ01 chromosome 18, ASM2559414v2, whole genome shotgun sequence genome:
- the LOC142532474 gene encoding uncharacterized protein LOC142532474 yields MEPSNSGSYPETHETIRWTSGEKVDPRLLALLESFEEIYVKRRGLFKKIFPGDHDELFRKIGDAISMKKIMKMKTKKSMRRSQSIGPAYAVRGRGLDDGIDEFKLERFKVKTPIVIEEDGQGGSTTALGGSTKDSE; encoded by the coding sequence ATGGAACCATCTAATTCTGGTAGCTATCCGGAAACGCACGAAACGATTCGGTGGACGTCAGGCGAGAAGGTCGATCCGAGGCTTCTGGCCTTGTTGGAATCGTTCGAGGAAATTTATGTGAAAAGGCGTggtttattcaagaaaattttcccAGGGGATCACGACGAGTTGTTCCGAAAAATCGGGGATGCGATTTCCATGAAGAAGATTATGAAGATGAAGACGAAGAAAAGCATGCGGCGGAGCCAAAGCATTGGCCCGGCGTATGCAGTCAGAGGAAGAGGGTTGGATGATGGGATTGATGAGTTTAAGCTTGAGAGATTCAAAGTCAAGACTCCGATCGTGATCGAGGAAGATGGCCAAGGGGGTAGTACTACAGCTCTCGGGGGATCGACTAAggattcagagtga
- the LOC142533760 gene encoding uncharacterized protein LOC142533760 isoform X1 produces the protein MIFSGIYLVMTVIGFAVSTLFIVFVCTRLIWARIYLTATRRSLARASRSDAGILERGLHCLEPLEVSKFPVKKYGKLCSSSKENAVCTVCLSEYHNEDILRILPVCGHSFHSACIDTWLHQHITCPVCRISLRDLPERKWYVQPMFSSAIRSQYTMQSINAHHCHCMFHEHRCSLRSNATRIMGPIQERDGPDGRVGGTVLIDRDGMDKDSVNLESREPVESVSSSHFSAALRS, from the exons atgatattttcagGTATTTATTTGGTGATGACGGTGATTGGGTTTGCGGTGAGTACTTTGTTTATTGTATTTGTGTGCACAAGGCTCATTTGGGCTCGGATATATTTGACTGCGACGAGGCGGTCATTAGCCAGGGCTTCCAGATCTGATGCTGGCATC TTGGAGCGTGGTCTTCACTGTCTTGAGCCTCTCGAGGTATCCAAATTTCCTGTGAAAAAGTATGGAAAACTGTGCTCATCCTCAAAAGAAAATGCTGT GTGCACCGTCTGCCTTTCGGAATACCACAATGAGGATATACTACGCATCCTGCCTGTCTGTGGACACTCATTTCATTCTGCGTGTATTGACACATGGCTGCACCAGCACATCACGTGCCCTGTTTGTAGAATTTCTCTTCGGGATCTTCCAGAGCGAAAATGGTACGTGCAACCGATGTTTAGTTCTGCTATCCGGTCCCAGTATACCATGCAATCCATCAATGCACATCACTGTCATTGCATGTTTCATGAGCATAGGTGCTCGTTGAGATCCAATGCCACTCGAATAATGGGCCCAATCCAGGAGAGGGACGGTCCTGATGGTAGAGTTGGTGGCACAGTCTTGATTGATCGAGATGGGATGGATAAAGATTCCGTAAATTTGGAAAGTCGAGAGCCCGTCGAATCAGTGAGCTCAAGCCATTTTTCAGCTGCACTACGATCCTAG
- the LOC142533760 gene encoding RING-H2 finger protein ATL80-like isoform X2, with protein MIFSGIYLVMTVIGFAVSTLFIVFVCTRLIWARIYLTATRRSLARASRSDAGILERGLHCLEPLEVSKFPVKKYGKLCSSSKENAVCTVCLSEYHNEDILRILPVCGHSFHSACIDTWLHQHITCPVCRISLRDLPERKWCSLRSNATRIMGPIQERDGPDGRVGGTVLIDRDGMDKDSVNLESREPVESVSSSHFSAALRS; from the exons atgatattttcagGTATTTATTTGGTGATGACGGTGATTGGGTTTGCGGTGAGTACTTTGTTTATTGTATTTGTGTGCACAAGGCTCATTTGGGCTCGGATATATTTGACTGCGACGAGGCGGTCATTAGCCAGGGCTTCCAGATCTGATGCTGGCATC TTGGAGCGTGGTCTTCACTGTCTTGAGCCTCTCGAGGTATCCAAATTTCCTGTGAAAAAGTATGGAAAACTGTGCTCATCCTCAAAAGAAAATGCTGT GTGCACCGTCTGCCTTTCGGAATACCACAATGAGGATATACTACGCATCCTGCCTGTCTGTGGACACTCATTTCATTCTGCGTGTATTGACACATGGCTGCACCAGCACATCACGTGCCCTGTTTGTAGAATTTCTCTTCGGGATCTTCCAGAGCGAAAATG GTGCTCGTTGAGATCCAATGCCACTCGAATAATGGGCCCAATCCAGGAGAGGGACGGTCCTGATGGTAGAGTTGGTGGCACAGTCTTGATTGATCGAGATGGGATGGATAAAGATTCCGTAAATTTGGAAAGTCGAGAGCCCGTCGAATCAGTGAGCTCAAGCCATTTTTCAGCTGCACTACGATCCTAG